Proteins from one Telopea speciosissima isolate NSW1024214 ecotype Mountain lineage chromosome 1, Tspe_v1, whole genome shotgun sequence genomic window:
- the LOC122648490 gene encoding kunitz trypsin inhibitor 5-like: MPYYIVSATRGGGGGGVSVGRRESSTSQSHTAHTPTVKQSTYDRNMGTPVMFSPASSKHPELELPSAEEEGTMIIQESMDLNICFSGMDNRVWQVEERREQSSGWWSRSSSKNSSLRYVTVKGKPGHPGESTVRNWFRIERISEGSPVYRIAYCPNVCESCHVVCGRVGITKQNGERWLSISEHREFPFVFIRPRHSHDKDE, translated from the coding sequence ATGCCGTACTACATTGTCTCCGCTACCAGGGGAGGCGGCGGAGGGGGTGTCTCGGTGGGCAGGAGAGAGAGCTCCACCAGTCAAAGCCACACGGCCCACACCCCAACGGTGAAGCAAAGCACGTACGACAGAAACATGGGTACCCCAGTGATGTTCTCTCCAGCATCCTCAAAACACCCAGAATTGGAATTGCCGTCTGCAGAAGAAGAGGGAACGATGATAATTCAGGAATCGATGGACTTGAACATTTGCTTCTCTGGAATGGACAATAGGGTGTGgcaggtggaagagaggagggaGCAATCCTCAGGGTGGTGGTCTCGGTCGTCGTCGAAGAATTCGAGTTTGAGGTATGTGACGGTGAAGGGGAAGCCAGGGCACCCAGGGGAGTCGACAGTGAGGAATTGGTTCAGAATCGAGAGGATAAGCGAGGGTAGCCCTGTATATAGGATCGCTTACTGCCCCAACGTGTGCGAGTCGTGTCATGTGGTGTGCGGGAGGGTTGGGATCACCAAGCAAAACGGCGAGCGATGGTTATCGATTTCAGAACATAGAGAGTTCCCCTTCGTCTTCATCAGACCCAGGCACTCCCACGACAAGGATGaataa